The Nitrospira sp. genome has a window encoding:
- the cas6e gene encoding type I-E CRISPR-associated protein Cas6/Cse3/CasE produces the protein MNGEPHWLSRVTPRPDVTYSQLVDLGALDPYGQHQALWKLFDVAKKDRTDRAEFLFRTESKNRLPAFYLLSKRQPLDHAGLWDIESKPYQPDIQVGNRLAFKLRVNPVVTRAGEAGSRSKRHDVVMDAKRQMNWKHLPEDQRPTLAYLAQKAGETWLQARAERLGCKFDDAAVRADGYLTWRKHSAKSIELSMLDLEGCLTIVDPARFTDALLKGVGPAKGFGCGLLLVRRV, from the coding sequence ATGAATGGCGAACCCCATTGGCTCTCCCGTGTCACGCCTAGGCCCGACGTTACTTATTCCCAGCTTGTTGATTTAGGCGCGCTCGATCCGTATGGACAGCATCAGGCATTGTGGAAGTTATTCGACGTGGCGAAGAAAGACCGCACAGATCGAGCTGAATTTCTGTTCCGCACTGAGAGCAAAAACCGCTTGCCAGCGTTTTACCTTTTATCCAAGCGCCAGCCTCTCGACCATGCGGGGCTGTGGGATATTGAGTCCAAGCCATATCAGCCTGACATCCAAGTCGGCAATCGCCTAGCTTTCAAATTGCGGGTGAATCCTGTTGTGACACGCGCAGGGGAAGCAGGCAGTCGCAGCAAGCGTCATGATGTAGTGATGGATGCCAAACGCCAGATGAATTGGAAACATCTGCCAGAAGATCAACGCCCAACACTGGCTTACCTAGCGCAGAAAGCCGGTGAGACTTGGCTGCAGGCGCGCGCGGAACGGTTAGGGTGCAAGTTTGATGATGCCGCCGTGCGTGCGGACGGTTATCTCACCTGGCGGAAACATAGTGCCAAGAGCATTGAGCTCTCCATGCTGGATTTAGAAGGTTGCCTGACCATAGTTGACCCCGCACGGTTCACTGATGCGTTACTCAAAGGCGTCGGTCCTGCCAAAGGTTTTGGCTGCGGAT
- the cas5e gene encoding type I-E CRISPR-associated protein Cas5/CasD, with product MRDYLVFQLYGPLVAWGDITVGETRPSAMTPTKSAVLGIVAAALGLRRPDTARTEMERDEWESCHISLAKGYGMAVKMETLGLPLSDYHTVQVPSSGSGRNRKVFSTRRDELTHGDKFDLNTILSRREYRQDAFHAVALWARTTAPHTLHELRRALLEPCFMLYLGRKSCPLALPLQPEVKSAASVEDAVASIQIEGILARVAEAGGDAGWTKPLMRFQPCAPLLLWDSDAETRLSPEQTVIRRDALLSRRRWQFTVRDEHQAHLGQGGQP from the coding sequence ATGCGTGACTACCTCGTGTTTCAGCTCTACGGACCGTTGGTCGCGTGGGGCGACATTACGGTAGGAGAGACACGCCCATCGGCGATGACACCGACTAAGTCCGCCGTACTAGGAATAGTGGCGGCAGCCTTGGGTTTGCGTCGCCCCGATACTGCCCGCACGGAAATGGAACGTGATGAATGGGAGTCATGCCATATCTCCTTGGCTAAGGGCTATGGCATGGCAGTAAAAATGGAGACGCTGGGTTTGCCATTGTCCGACTATCACACGGTTCAGGTACCTTCGTCCGGTTCCGGAAGGAATCGCAAGGTCTTCTCCACTCGGCGGGACGAACTGACCCATGGGGACAAATTTGACCTCAACACGATCCTTTCCCGCCGCGAGTATCGCCAAGATGCTTTCCATGCTGTCGCCTTATGGGCACGAACCACTGCGCCTCACACCCTTCATGAGTTGCGTCGCGCACTACTGGAACCCTGCTTCATGCTGTATCTTGGTCGAAAATCTTGCCCGCTGGCGCTGCCGCTACAACCGGAGGTGAAGAGTGCAGCATCGGTGGAAGATGCGGTGGCGAGTATACAGATTGAAGGTATTTTAGCGCGAGTGGCAGAAGCGGGTGGTGATGCCGGATGGACTAAACCTCTTATGCGTTTCCAGCCCTGCGCGCCCTTGTTGTTGTGGGATAGTGACGCTGAGACTCGCTTGTCGCCAGAGCAAACCGTCATCCGACGCGATGCGCTGCTCTCACGCCGTCGTTGGCAGTTCACGGTGCGTGACGAACACCAAGCCCATCTCGGACAAGGAGGGCAGCCATGA
- the cas7e gene encoding type I-E CRISPR-associated protein Cas7/Cse4/CasC, producing MTTFLQLHMLTSYPPACLNRDDLNRPKTAIMGGVPRLRVSSQSLKRAWRTSEQFEAALKGHMGTRTKLMGVQIYNRMVKAGLKEKDAKEWAQEIAGKFGALKSKKDGKPFNDLEIEQLAHFSPEEEAAINALADKLAADKRKMTEEELNLLRKEHTAADIALFGRMLASSPGYNTEAACQVAHAITVHRAAVEDDYFTAVDDLNTHEEDAGSAHIGEQGFGAGLFYSYVCLDCDLLSENLGGNVELAKKAIKALVEAAATVPPTGKQNSFASRAWAPYVLAERGSRQPRGLSLAFMKPVNEYGEGMIGNAVTALASMRMNLDKVYYQDNSLPSKSINALTGIGDFQELLNFAAGTGGA from the coding sequence ATGACCACATTTCTGCAACTGCACATGCTCACAAGCTACCCGCCCGCCTGCCTTAATCGCGATGACCTCAACCGCCCAAAGACCGCCATTATGGGAGGGGTGCCGAGACTCCGTGTATCGTCTCAGAGTTTGAAGCGGGCATGGCGGACATCGGAGCAGTTTGAGGCTGCCCTAAAAGGTCACATGGGTACGCGTACCAAGCTGATGGGTGTTCAAATTTATAATCGCATGGTCAAAGCTGGTCTTAAAGAGAAGGATGCCAAGGAATGGGCCCAAGAAATTGCTGGAAAGTTTGGTGCCCTTAAATCTAAGAAAGATGGCAAACCGTTCAATGATCTTGAAATCGAACAGCTTGCTCATTTCAGTCCTGAGGAAGAAGCAGCCATTAATGCTTTGGCGGACAAACTGGCCGCCGACAAACGTAAAATGACAGAAGAAGAGCTGAATCTACTTCGCAAAGAGCACACGGCCGCGGATATTGCTTTATTCGGGCGCATGCTCGCCAGCAGTCCTGGGTATAACACAGAGGCCGCGTGCCAGGTTGCCCACGCCATCACTGTTCATCGCGCTGCTGTGGAGGACGACTACTTTACCGCCGTGGACGACCTCAATACCCACGAGGAGGATGCCGGTTCGGCGCATATCGGTGAGCAGGGCTTTGGGGCTGGACTGTTTTATAGCTATGTGTGTCTCGACTGCGATCTGTTGAGCGAAAACTTAGGCGGTAATGTCGAGTTAGCAAAAAAGGCAATCAAGGCGTTGGTTGAAGCCGCCGCCACTGTCCCCCCAACCGGCAAGCAGAACAGCTTTGCCTCGCGGGCATGGGCACCCTATGTGCTGGCTGAGAGAGGCAGTCGTCAGCCTCGTGGGCTTTCGTTGGCATTTATGAAGCCGGTCAACGAATACGGTGAAGGCATGATTGGCAATGCTGTGACAGCACTTGCTTCGATGCGCATGAACCTGGACAAGGTGTATTACCAAGATAACTCATTGCCGAGTAAGAGCATCAATGCGTTGACTGGCATAGGCGACTTCCAGGAGTTACTTAACTTCGCCGCCGGAACCGGAGGTGCGTAA
- the casB gene encoding type I-E CRISPR-associated protein Cse2/CasB has translation MSDKTRPDNPFPQGKPDHPSFAVLKTWWQSLETDRGERAALRRAASLTEVMLSPAFHRLLNSLRRAGCGVADYRYPKLAAIAGLAARVKTETSETLATRMGSPKSGSDKAAMSDLRVRRVLACDDVEELYTLLRRALALLGDQANLADLAATLWHWSPMDEKRSNDPRRRLAYDYYAVAPL, from the coding sequence ATGAGCGACAAAACCAGACCGGACAACCCCTTTCCTCAGGGCAAACCCGACCATCCATCGTTCGCTGTTCTTAAGACCTGGTGGCAGTCTCTGGAGACTGATCGTGGTGAACGTGCCGCGCTGCGCCGAGCGGCCAGCCTCACCGAGGTGATGCTGAGTCCGGCCTTTCACCGCCTGCTCAATTCGTTACGTCGGGCAGGTTGCGGCGTGGCGGACTACCGTTATCCGAAGCTCGCTGCCATTGCCGGATTGGCGGCGCGCGTCAAGACGGAAACATCTGAGACGCTTGCTACCCGCATGGGTAGTCCTAAAAGCGGAAGCGACAAGGCCGCCATGTCTGACTTGCGGGTTCGCCGTGTGCTCGCCTGTGACGACGTAGAGGAGTTGTATACCCTGTTGCGACGGGCACTTGCCTTACTGGGCGACCAAGCGAACTTGGCAGACCTTGCGGCGACACTTTGGCACTGGTCACCGATGGACGAAAAACGTTCGAACGATCCACGCCGCCGACTGGCATACGACTATTACGCTGTCGCACCACTTTGA
- the casA gene encoding type I-E CRISPR-associated protein Cse1/CasA produces MNLINEPWIPIRRVDGTCEKVEAWRITDFTEGKSPIVAIASPRPDFDGALIQFVIGLLQTTCTPSESKWWDWRESPPTPETLRERFVTVLEAFELEGARAFMQDFSPSELSNRLNIAALLIEAPGEQTLKENKDHFIKRGRVEQLCSHCAATALFTLQTNAPSGGQGHRTGLRGGGPLCTLVLGGTLWETCWRNILTKARYLATADLNKSGDADRFPWLAGTRTSEADPPAGMTGLVDVHPDQQFWAMPRRIRLQFDKLEKISFCDLCGAKIICACRHFVTKNYGVSYKGFEHPLSPHYVKDGIASPVHPQPGGIGYRHWLGLVENSTDGNVERRPARAIEQFRSLAREDARLWAFGFDMDNMKARCWYDATMPIFVVPMEIEVSFKGQVECLVRGASWVAQILRWRVKDVLLGKENTRGDLSFIQNHFWGATEAGFYEHVRRLRDNLSMPLGELSVLESWLADLRMAAFSVFDHYAQAGDFDAVDPRRMAVARNDLKKTLAGKKLRQLLGLPQPVHKKTA; encoded by the coding sequence ATGAATCTGATCAATGAACCCTGGATACCTATCCGGCGGGTAGACGGGACATGCGAAAAGGTCGAAGCCTGGCGCATCACCGATTTCACTGAGGGCAAGAGCCCCATCGTCGCCATCGCCTCGCCGCGCCCTGATTTTGACGGCGCGCTCATCCAGTTTGTGATCGGACTGCTGCAAACCACGTGCACGCCAAGCGAAAGTAAATGGTGGGACTGGCGAGAAAGTCCACCAACACCGGAGACTTTGCGGGAGCGATTTGTGACGGTGCTTGAAGCCTTTGAGTTGGAAGGTGCAAGAGCCTTCATGCAGGACTTCTCGCCTTCTGAGTTAAGTAACAGGCTGAACATTGCAGCACTCTTGATCGAGGCCCCAGGTGAGCAAACCTTGAAAGAAAACAAGGATCACTTCATCAAACGCGGGCGAGTGGAACAGCTTTGTTCGCACTGCGCAGCAACTGCCCTATTTACCCTCCAGACTAACGCACCCTCTGGCGGCCAAGGACATCGCACCGGTCTGCGTGGCGGAGGGCCGTTATGCACGCTGGTGCTCGGCGGAACGCTTTGGGAAACTTGCTGGCGAAATATTCTCACAAAAGCCCGTTATCTTGCGACCGCCGATCTTAACAAGTCTGGTGACGCAGATCGCTTTCCTTGGCTAGCTGGCACGCGCACAAGCGAAGCGGATCCACCGGCAGGGATGACGGGGCTGGTCGATGTTCACCCTGACCAGCAATTCTGGGCCATGCCAAGGCGTATCCGTCTGCAGTTCGATAAACTCGAAAAAATATCATTCTGCGATCTTTGTGGGGCAAAGATCATCTGTGCATGCCGTCATTTTGTCACCAAAAATTATGGTGTGAGCTACAAAGGATTTGAGCATCCCTTGAGTCCGCATTATGTCAAAGACGGTATTGCTAGCCCGGTGCATCCACAACCAGGTGGCATCGGTTATCGGCATTGGCTTGGCCTAGTGGAAAATAGCACAGACGGCAACGTGGAGCGCCGACCTGCCAGGGCAATCGAGCAGTTTCGATCTTTAGCACGGGAAGATGCGCGGCTATGGGCGTTCGGGTTCGATATGGACAACATGAAGGCGCGTTGTTGGTATGACGCTACCATGCCTATCTTTGTTGTGCCAATGGAGATAGAGGTGAGCTTCAAGGGACAGGTGGAATGCCTGGTTCGTGGCGCTAGTTGGGTCGCCCAGATACTGAGATGGCGAGTCAAGGATGTCTTGCTTGGCAAAGAGAATACACGTGGCGATCTGTCCTTCATTCAGAACCATTTCTGGGGTGCTACAGAAGCTGGTTTTTACGAACACGTCCGACGTTTGCGGGACAACTTATCTATGCCTCTTGGGGAGTTAAGCGTGCTGGAAAGCTGGCTCGCAGATCTCCGTATGGCAGCGTTCTCTGTGTTTGACCACTATGCTCAAGCCGGGGATTTCGATGCTGTTGATCCCCGACGGATGGCGGTGGCCCGTAATGACCTAAAGAAGACGCTTGCTGGCAAGAAACTACGCCAACTACTCGGTCTGCCTCAACCCGTCCATAAAAAAACGGCCTAA